One genomic segment of Mycolicibacterium chubuense NBB4 includes these proteins:
- a CDS encoding aspartate carbamoyltransferase catalytic subunit, giving the protein MKHLLTAADLSREDATAILDDADRFREALLGREVKKLPTLRGRTIITMFYENSTRTRVSFEVAGKWMSADVINVSASGSSVAKGESLRDTALTLRTAGADALIIRHPASGAAQQLAAWTVDEHGGPSIINAGDGTHEHPTQALLDALTIRQRLGTIDGKRVVIVGDVLHSRVARSNVALLHTLGAEVVLVAPPTLLPVGVGGWPVSVSHDIDAELPLADAVLMLRVQAERMNGGFFPSSREYSVRYGLSEKRQAQLADHAVVLHPGPMLRGMEIAYSVADSPQSAVLQQVSNGVHVRMAVLFHLLVGTEQEAISA; this is encoded by the coding sequence GTGAAGCACCTGTTGACCGCGGCCGACCTCAGCCGCGAGGACGCGACCGCGATCCTCGACGACGCCGACCGGTTCCGCGAGGCGCTGCTCGGCCGCGAGGTCAAGAAGCTGCCCACGCTGCGCGGGCGCACCATCATCACGATGTTCTACGAGAACTCGACCCGCACCCGGGTGTCGTTCGAAGTGGCCGGCAAGTGGATGAGCGCCGACGTCATCAACGTCAGCGCGTCGGGATCGTCTGTGGCCAAAGGGGAATCGCTGCGCGACACCGCGCTGACGCTGCGCACTGCCGGCGCCGATGCGTTGATCATCCGCCACCCCGCGTCCGGCGCCGCCCAGCAGCTGGCCGCCTGGACGGTCGACGAGCACGGCGGCCCCTCAATCATCAACGCCGGCGACGGCACCCACGAACACCCCACACAGGCGCTTCTCGACGCACTGACGATCCGGCAGCGCCTGGGCACCATCGACGGCAAGCGGGTGGTGATCGTCGGCGACGTCCTGCACAGCCGGGTCGCCCGGTCCAACGTCGCCCTGCTGCACACCCTGGGCGCGGAGGTCGTGCTCGTCGCGCCGCCCACGCTGCTGCCCGTCGGGGTCGGCGGGTGGCCGGTCAGCGTCTCGCACGACATCGACGCCGAGCTGCCGCTGGCCGACGCGGTCCTCATGCTGCGGGTCCAGGCCGAACGGATGAACGGCGGGTTCTTCCCGTCGTCGCGGGAGTACTCGGTACGGTACGGACTCTCCGAGAAGCGGCAGGCGCAGCTGGCCGACCATGCCGTGGTCCTGCACCCCGGCCCGATGCTGCGCGGCATGGAGATCGCCTACTCGGTGGCGGACTCGCCGCAATCGGCTGTGCTGCAACAGGTTTCCAACGGCGTGCACGTCCGGATGGCGGTGCTGTTCCACCTGCTCGTCGGGACCGAACAAGAGGCGATCAGCGCATGA
- a CDS encoding dihydroorotase → MTILLKGVRPYGEGEPVDVLVDEGQIAEIGSGLSGDETIDCTGQILLPGFVDLHTHLREPGREYAEDIETGSAAAALGGYTAVFAMANTEPVADTAVVTDHVWHRGRQVGLVDVHPVGAVTVGLQGKQLTEMGLMAAGAGGVRMFSDDGVCVDDPLVMRRALEYASGLGVLIAQHAEEPRLTVGSVAHEGPQAARLGLAGWPRAAEESIVARDALLARDAGARVHICHASTAGTVELVRWAKEQGIAISAEVTPHHLLLDDSRLETYDGRNRVNPPLREASDAVALRQALADGVIDCVATDHAPHAEHEKMCEFANARPGMLGLQTALSVVVETMVRPGLLTWRDVARVMSEAPARIVGLPDQGRPLDVGEPANLTVVDPEATWTVKGPELASRSDNTPYEDMELPAVVVATMLRGRITARDGKVGP, encoded by the coding sequence ATGACGATTCTGCTCAAAGGGGTCCGGCCCTACGGCGAAGGGGAGCCCGTCGACGTCCTCGTCGACGAGGGCCAGATCGCCGAGATCGGTTCCGGGCTGTCCGGGGACGAGACCATCGACTGCACCGGGCAGATCCTGCTGCCGGGCTTCGTCGATCTGCACACGCACCTGCGCGAACCGGGTCGCGAGTACGCCGAGGACATCGAAACCGGTTCGGCGGCAGCGGCTCTGGGCGGCTACACGGCGGTGTTCGCGATGGCCAACACGGAGCCGGTCGCCGACACCGCGGTGGTCACCGACCACGTGTGGCACCGCGGCCGGCAGGTCGGCCTCGTCGACGTGCACCCGGTCGGTGCGGTGACCGTCGGCCTGCAAGGCAAGCAGCTCACCGAGATGGGGTTGATGGCGGCCGGCGCCGGGGGAGTGCGGATGTTCTCCGATGACGGTGTGTGCGTCGACGACCCGCTCGTGATGCGCCGCGCGCTGGAATACGCCTCCGGCCTGGGCGTGCTCATCGCCCAGCACGCCGAGGAGCCGCGCCTGACCGTCGGGTCGGTCGCCCATGAAGGCCCCCAGGCTGCCCGGCTCGGGCTGGCCGGATGGCCTCGCGCGGCCGAGGAGTCCATCGTGGCGCGCGATGCCCTGCTGGCCCGCGACGCCGGCGCGCGCGTGCACATCTGCCACGCCTCGACCGCGGGTACCGTGGAGCTGGTCCGGTGGGCCAAGGAACAAGGGATCGCGATCAGCGCAGAAGTGACGCCGCACCATCTGCTGCTCGACGACAGCCGGCTCGAGACCTACGACGGGCGCAACCGCGTCAACCCGCCGCTGCGCGAGGCCAGCGACGCCGTTGCGCTGCGTCAAGCCCTCGCCGACGGTGTGATCGACTGTGTCGCAACGGATCACGCGCCCCATGCCGAGCACGAGAAGATGTGCGAGTTCGCCAACGCCCGGCCCGGGATGCTCGGGCTGCAAACGGCGTTGTCCGTCGTCGTCGAGACCATGGTGAGGCCGGGGCTGCTGACGTGGCGCGACGTCGCCCGCGTGATGAGCGAGGCGCCCGCCCGCATCGTCGGACTGCCCGACCAGGGCAGGCCGCTCGACGTCGGTGAACCGGCCAACCTCACCGTGGTCGACCCCGAGGCGACATGGACGGTCAAGGGGCCCGAGCTGGCGAGCCGCTCGGACAACACACCGTACGAGGACATGGAGTTGCCCGCCGTCGTGGTGGCCACCATGCTGCGCGGACGAATCACCGCGCGCGACGGGAAGGTCGGCCCGTGA
- the carA gene encoding glutamine-hydrolyzing carbamoyl-phosphate synthase small subunit, with protein MTVQKALLVLEDGRIFTGTPFGAVGETLGEAVFSTGMSGYQETLTDPSYHRQIVVATAPQIGNTGWNDEDSESRGDKIWVAGYVVRDPSPRASNWRATRTLDDELARQGIVGVGGVDTRAVVRHLRSVGSMKAGVFSGAAAEAAADELVARVRAQTAMLGADLAGEVSTDSAYTVEPGGDTRFTVAALDLGIKTNTPRNFSARGIRTVVLPSAATFAQITDLNPDGVFLSNGPGDPATADHVVGVTRDVLEAGIPLFGICFGNQILGRALGLSTYKMVFGHRGINVPVMDHATGRVAITAQNHGFALEGEAGQQFDTPFGRAEVSHTCANDGVVEGVRLTDGRAFSVQYHPEAAAGPRDAGYLFDQFVDLMAKEK; from the coding sequence ATGACCGTCCAGAAGGCTCTCCTCGTGCTCGAGGACGGGCGCATCTTCACCGGCACGCCGTTCGGCGCGGTCGGCGAGACCCTCGGCGAGGCCGTGTTCTCGACAGGTATGTCGGGCTATCAGGAGACCCTGACCGATCCCAGCTACCACCGCCAGATCGTGGTCGCCACAGCGCCGCAGATCGGCAACACCGGCTGGAACGACGAGGACAGCGAGAGCCGCGGCGACAAGATCTGGGTGGCGGGTTATGTGGTCCGCGACCCGTCTCCGCGGGCGTCGAACTGGCGGGCCACCAGGACGCTCGACGACGAGTTGGCGCGCCAGGGCATCGTCGGCGTCGGCGGTGTCGACACGCGTGCCGTGGTGCGGCATCTGCGCAGCGTGGGTTCGATGAAGGCCGGGGTGTTCAGCGGAGCGGCGGCAGAGGCGGCCGCCGACGAGCTGGTCGCGCGCGTGCGCGCACAGACCGCGATGCTGGGCGCCGACCTGGCCGGCGAAGTCAGCACCGACAGCGCCTACACCGTGGAACCCGGCGGAGACACCCGGTTCACCGTCGCCGCACTCGATCTGGGCATCAAGACCAACACGCCGCGCAACTTCTCCGCGCGCGGCATCCGCACGGTCGTGCTGCCGTCGGCGGCGACCTTCGCGCAGATCACCGACCTGAACCCCGACGGGGTGTTCCTGTCCAACGGACCCGGCGACCCGGCGACGGCCGACCACGTCGTCGGGGTGACCCGCGACGTCCTCGAGGCGGGGATCCCGTTGTTCGGCATCTGCTTCGGCAATCAGATCCTGGGGCGGGCGCTGGGCCTGTCCACCTACAAGATGGTGTTCGGCCACCGCGGCATCAACGTGCCCGTGATGGACCACGCCACCGGCCGCGTGGCGATCACCGCACAGAATCACGGGTTCGCGCTCGAAGGCGAGGCCGGCCAGCAGTTCGACACGCCGTTCGGCCGCGCCGAGGTCAGCCACACCTGTGCCAACGACGGTGTGGTGGAGGGGGTTCGGCTGACCGACGGCCGCGCCTTCTCGGTGCAGTACCACCCCGAGGCCGCCGCGGGTCCCCGCGACGCCGGATACCTGTTCGACCAGTTCGTCGACTTGATGGCGAAAGAGAAGTAA